Proteins encoded together in one Pseudoroseomonas cervicalis window:
- a CDS encoding metal ABC transporter permease yields MNVLALGGGYNARVVALGVAAFGLAAGALGCFVLLRGRALIADAAAHATLPGICLAFILAAGLGWNPRSLPLLLGGGALTAALGVLVAGALARGGRLRDDAAMALVISLSFGIGVVLVSVVQSLPVGGQAGLNSFILGQAAGMSAADATLIAVLALVALALLALLFRPLAVLCFDAEYAASVGLPVRLLDLALLGLMLAVTVAGLRAVGLILVVSLMVVPAATARLATERLAVMVPLAGALGAVAAWFGAGLSATLPGLPTGATIALTACALFLLALLFAPARGVVAFALRQRRLRREARA; encoded by the coding sequence ATGAATGTGCTGGCCCTCGGCGGGGGCTACAATGCGCGGGTGGTGGCGCTGGGCGTCGCCGCCTTCGGGCTGGCGGCCGGCGCGCTGGGCTGCTTCGTGCTGCTGCGCGGCCGCGCGCTGATCGCCGATGCGGCGGCGCACGCCACCCTGCCGGGCATCTGCCTGGCCTTCATCCTGGCCGCTGGGCTGGGGTGGAATCCGCGCTCCCTGCCGCTGCTGCTGGGCGGCGGCGCGCTGACCGCGGCGCTCGGCGTGCTGGTGGCGGGCGCCCTCGCGCGCGGCGGCAGGCTGCGGGACGATGCGGCGATGGCGCTGGTCATCTCGCTCAGCTTCGGCATCGGCGTCGTGCTGGTCTCGGTGGTGCAGTCGCTGCCGGTGGGCGGCCAGGCGGGGCTGAACAGCTTCATCCTGGGCCAGGCGGCGGGGATGAGCGCGGCGGATGCCACGCTGATCGCCGTGCTGGCGCTGGTGGCGCTGGCCCTGCTGGCGCTGCTGTTCCGCCCGCTGGCGGTGCTGTGCTTCGACGCCGAATACGCCGCCAGCGTCGGCCTGCCGGTGCGGCTGCTGGACCTCGCGCTGCTCGGGCTGATGCTGGCGGTGACGGTCGCCGGGCTGCGCGCCGTCGGGCTGATCCTGGTGGTGTCGCTGATGGTGGTGCCGGCGGCGACCGCGCGGCTGGCCACCGAGCGGCTGGCGGTGATGGTGCCGCTGGCGGGCGCCCTCGGCGCCGTCGCGGCCTGGTTCGGCGCCGGGCTCTCGGCCACCCTGCCCGGCCTGCCCACCGGCGCCACCATCGCGCTGACCGCCTGCGCCCTGTTCCTGCTGGCGCTGCTGTTCGCCCCGGCGCGCGGCGTTGTCGCCTTCGCGCTGCGCCAGCGCCGCCTGCGGCGGGAGGCCCGCGCATGA
- a CDS encoding metal ABC transporter ATP-binding protein, with protein sequence MSAAPASTPALAVEGLSVAYREAPVLRDVRWQAGAGRLTAIVGPNGAGKSTLLKAALGLVPRLSGEVRFFGQPLSAARRRVGYLPQRASVDWDFPATVLQIASQGRYPRIGWFRPLPRSERERARAALAEVGMADFAERQIGQLSGGQQQRVFLARALALEADLYLMDEPFAGVDAATERAIIAVLQRLGREGRTVIAVHHDLATAPHYFSEVCLLNGGVIAAGPMRTTFTPENLALAYGGRITVSAPGELAFATDAALSVSCRSGPGREEPAMDGASSPGGATLLQPHAQHAPVPRPAFQPDSGSLAKKWKG encoded by the coding sequence ATGAGCGCCGCCCCTGCCTCCACCCCCGCCCTGGCGGTCGAGGGCCTCTCGGTCGCCTATCGCGAGGCGCCGGTGCTGCGCGATGTGCGCTGGCAGGCCGGCGCCGGGCGGCTGACCGCCATTGTCGGCCCCAATGGCGCCGGCAAATCCACCCTGCTGAAGGCGGCGCTCGGCCTGGTGCCGCGCCTCTCGGGCGAGGTGCGCTTCTTCGGCCAGCCGCTCTCCGCCGCGCGCCGCCGGGTGGGCTACCTGCCGCAGCGCGCCAGCGTCGACTGGGACTTCCCCGCGACCGTGCTGCAGATCGCCAGCCAGGGCCGCTACCCGCGGATCGGCTGGTTCCGCCCGCTGCCGCGCAGCGAGCGGGAGCGCGCCCGCGCGGCCCTGGCCGAGGTCGGCATGGCCGATTTCGCCGAACGCCAGATCGGCCAGCTCTCCGGCGGCCAGCAGCAGCGCGTCTTCCTCGCCCGCGCTTTGGCGCTGGAGGCCGATCTCTACCTGATGGATGAGCCCTTCGCCGGCGTCGACGCCGCCACCGAGCGCGCCATCATCGCCGTGCTGCAGCGCCTGGGGCGGGAGGGCCGCACGGTCATCGCCGTGCATCACGACCTGGCCACGGCGCCGCACTACTTCTCCGAGGTCTGCCTGCTGAATGGCGGCGTCATCGCCGCCGGGCCGATGCGGACCACCTTCACGCCGGAGAATCTGGCCCTGGCCTATGGCGGGCGCATCACCGTCTCCGCCCCCGGCGAGCTGGCCTTCGCCACCGACGCGGCTCTTTCTGTCAGCTGCCGGTCGGGGCCGGGACGGGAGGAGCCCGCCATGGACGGGGCGTCTTCGCCCGGCGGCGCGACCCTGCTCCAGCCCCACGCGCAGCACGCCCCCGTGCCGCGTCCCGCCTTCCAACCCGACAGCGGCAGCCTGGCAAAAAAATGGAAGGGTTGA
- a CDS encoding metal ABC transporter solute-binding protein, Zn/Mn family, producing MAALRQELEALDGWARQAIASIPAPQRVLVTAHDAFNYFSRRYGIEVMGIQGLSTESEAGLRRIEELVGILVERRIPAVFVESSVSDRNVRALVEGAAARGHRVVIGGELFSDAMGAPGSYEGTYPGMIDHNVTVITRALGGQAPSRGFSGRLAGIR from the coding sequence CTGGCCGCGCTGCGGCAGGAGCTGGAGGCGCTGGATGGCTGGGCGCGGCAGGCCATCGCCTCGATCCCGGCGCCGCAGCGCGTGCTGGTCACGGCGCATGACGCCTTCAACTACTTCTCCCGCCGCTACGGCATCGAGGTGATGGGCATCCAGGGCCTGTCCACCGAGTCGGAGGCCGGGCTGCGCCGCATCGAGGAGCTGGTCGGCATCCTGGTCGAGCGCCGCATCCCGGCGGTCTTCGTCGAGAGCTCGGTCTCCGACCGCAATGTGCGGGCGCTGGTCGAGGGCGCGGCGGCGCGCGGCCACCGTGTTGTCATCGGCGGCGAGCTGTTCTCCGACGCCATGGGCGCGCCGGGCAGCTATGAGGGGACCTATCCCGGCATGATCGACCACAATGTGACGGTCATCACCCGGGCGCTGGGCGGCCAGGCGCCGTCGCGCGGCTTCTCCGGCCGGCTGGCGGGCATCCGATGA
- a CDS encoding metal ABC transporter solute-binding protein, Zn/Mn family: protein MPLPRLLSRRPLLLGAAAAALLPWGLAAQPARGGGAAAGAGRLSVLATTAMVGDLARRIGGDRIALEVLMGEGVDPHLYKPTREDVAKLLRAGLVLYSGLLLEGKMTDAFTRIARTGRPVVAVAESLPREALLAAEGAEGHPDPHVWMDVSLWSQVATRIAQQLKETRPGRRRHL from the coding sequence ATGCCCCTCCCCCGCCTCCTGTCGCGCCGGCCCCTGCTGCTCGGTGCCGCGGCCGCCGCCCTGCTCCCCTGGGGCCTGGCCGCCCAGCCCGCCCGCGGCGGCGGCGCGGCCGCGGGCGCCGGCAGGCTGTCCGTGCTGGCCACCACCGCCATGGTGGGCGACCTGGCCCGCCGCATCGGCGGCGACCGCATCGCCCTCGAGGTGCTGATGGGCGAGGGCGTCGACCCGCATCTCTACAAGCCAACGCGCGAGGATGTGGCGAAGCTGCTGCGCGCCGGGCTGGTCCTCTACAGCGGCCTGCTGCTGGAGGGGAAAATGACCGATGCCTTCACCCGCATCGCCCGCACCGGCCGGCCCGTGGTCGCGGTGGCCGAGTCGCTGCCGCGCGAGGCGCTGCTGGCCGCCGAGGGGGCGGAGGGCCATCCCGACCCGCATGTCTGGATGGATGTCTCGCTCTGGTCGCAGGTCGCCACCCGCATCGCGCAGCAGCTGAAGGAGACCCGACCCGGCCGGCGCCGCCACCTATGA
- the mntR gene encoding manganese-binding transcriptional regulator MntR: protein MAAAEGADEEAQAQAQEAARHASARSARASALLHDYVELIDDLLTTGGEARPTDIARRLGVSHATAIKAVARLKREGLAHSKPYRGVFLTEAGRALAAEVRARHRVVVDVLLALGVPPEIAEIDAEGIEHHVSDATLAAFERFLGR, encoded by the coding sequence ATGGCGGCCGCCGAGGGCGCCGATGAGGAGGCGCAGGCGCAGGCGCAGGAAGCCGCGCGCCATGCCTCGGCGCGCTCGGCCCGCGCCAGCGCCCTGCTGCATGACTATGTGGAGCTGATCGACGATCTGCTGACCACGGGCGGCGAGGCGCGGCCGACCGACATCGCCCGCCGGCTCGGCGTCTCCCACGCCACGGCGATCAAGGCGGTGGCGCGGCTGAAGCGCGAGGGGCTGGCCCATTCCAAGCCCTATCGCGGCGTCTTCCTGACCGAGGCCGGGCGGGCACTGGCGGCCGAGGTGCGGGCGCGCCACCGGGTGGTGGTGGATGTGCTGCTGGCGCTCGGCGTGCCGCCCGAGATCGCCGAGATCGATGCCGAGGGCATCGAGCACCATGTCAGCGACGCGACGCTGGCGGCCTTCGAGAGATTCCTGGGGCGCTAG
- a CDS encoding threonine/serine dehydratase, whose product MNAIPPRLPSHQDVREAAERLRGRVVRTPMLRHPLLDELAGGTVLVKPEPLQRTGSFKFRGATNAVLKLDAAQRAAGVVTHSSGNHGQAVACAAAAEGVRALIAMPQDAPSIKVESTRRWGPEITFFDRATTDREVLADRLAAERGASIIPPFDHPDVVAGQGTLALELIEDAAEAGLALDTLAVCTGGGGLIAGCALAVEGASPATAVWAVEPEGWDDTARSLAAGERLANDGKGAGLCDALLSMRPGALTFAVNQPRLKGAAVVTPEEVFRAMRFAFEALKLVVEPGGAVALAALLAGKLPAQGKTTGIVLSGGNVDPAVFARALSA is encoded by the coding sequence ATGAACGCCATCCCGCCCCGCCTGCCCAGCCACCAGGATGTCCGCGAGGCGGCGGAGCGGCTGCGCGGCCGTGTCGTCCGCACGCCGATGCTGCGCCATCCGCTGCTGGACGAGCTGGCCGGCGGCACCGTGCTGGTGAAGCCCGAGCCGCTGCAGCGCACCGGCAGCTTCAAGTTCCGCGGCGCCACCAACGCGGTGCTGAAGCTGGATGCGGCGCAGCGCGCGGCCGGCGTCGTCACCCATTCCTCGGGCAATCACGGCCAGGCGGTGGCCTGCGCCGCCGCGGCCGAGGGGGTGCGGGCGCTGATCGCCATGCCGCAGGACGCGCCCTCCATCAAGGTCGAGAGCACCCGCCGCTGGGGCCCCGAGATCACCTTCTTCGACCGCGCCACCACCGACCGGGAAGTGCTGGCGGACAGGCTGGCCGCCGAGCGCGGCGCCAGCATCATCCCGCCCTTCGACCACCCCGATGTGGTGGCCGGCCAGGGCACGCTGGCGCTGGAGCTGATCGAGGATGCGGCCGAGGCCGGCCTCGCCCTCGACACGCTGGCGGTCTGCACCGGCGGCGGCGGGCTGATCGCCGGCTGCGCCCTCGCGGTCGAGGGCGCCTCCCCCGCCACCGCGGTCTGGGCGGTGGAGCCGGAGGGCTGGGACGACACCGCCCGCTCGCTCGCCGCCGGGGAGCGGCTGGCCAATGACGGCAAGGGGGCGGGGCTGTGCGACGCGCTGCTGTCGATGCGCCCCGGCGCGCTGACCTTCGCCGTCAACCAGCCCCGGCTGAAGGGCGCCGCCGTGGTGACGCCGGAGGAGGTGTTCCGCGCCATGCGCTTCGCCTTCGAGGCGCTGAAGCTGGTGGTGGAGCCGGGCGGCGCGGTGGCGCTGGCGGCGCTGCTGGCCGGCAAGCTGCCCGCGCAGGGGAAGACCACCGGCATCGTGCTGAGCGGCGGCAATGTCGACCCGGCGGTGTTCGCCCGGGCGCTCTCCGCCTGA
- a CDS encoding FAD-binding oxidoreductase, with the protein MQTESFEALVIGAGMAGATAAAHLSATRRVALLEAEDSAGYHSTGRSAALWEPNWGNPDIRALTRAARGFLAAPPEGFTEVPLLQPRGALHLAPEDQLPALQDLLEQGDEFRPLTLAEAQAMVPALRPGYAVAAAHEPGVMEIDVAALHQGFLRVLRRQGGALALRHRAGRIWKQNGLWHAETMGGAVHVAPILVNAAGAWGDEVARAAGLRPLGLQPMRRTALIIDPAPWDVAAWPLTGDVGALWYARPEARGRLMLSPADETPDPPGDAQPDELDIAIAVDRLTTALDIQVRRVEHSWAGLRSFLPDRSMAIGAAEEAGFFHMIGQGGYGIQTAPAQGRLLAALVNGEDPGALAAILPLLDPLRFQPAQPSEVPA; encoded by the coding sequence ATGCAGACCGAGAGCTTCGAGGCGCTGGTGATCGGCGCCGGCATGGCGGGCGCCACCGCCGCCGCGCATCTGTCCGCGACGCGCCGCGTCGCGCTGCTGGAGGCGGAGGACAGCGCCGGCTACCACAGCACCGGCCGCTCCGCCGCGCTGTGGGAGCCGAACTGGGGCAATCCCGACATCCGGGCGCTGACCCGCGCGGCGCGCGGCTTCCTGGCCGCGCCGCCCGAGGGCTTCACCGAGGTGCCGCTGCTGCAGCCGCGCGGCGCGCTGCATCTGGCGCCGGAGGACCAGCTGCCGGCGCTGCAGGATCTGCTGGAGCAGGGCGACGAGTTCCGCCCGCTCACCCTCGCCGAGGCGCAGGCGATGGTCCCGGCGCTGCGCCCCGGCTATGCCGTGGCGGCGGCGCATGAGCCGGGGGTGATGGAGATCGATGTCGCCGCGCTGCACCAGGGTTTTTTGCGGGTGCTGCGGCGGCAGGGCGGCGCGCTGGCGCTGCGCCACCGGGCGGGACGCATCTGGAAGCAGAACGGGCTGTGGCATGCCGAGACCATGGGCGGCGCCGTGCATGTGGCGCCCATCCTGGTGAATGCCGCCGGCGCCTGGGGCGACGAGGTGGCGCGCGCCGCCGGGCTGCGCCCGCTCGGCCTGCAGCCGATGCGGCGCACCGCGCTGATCATCGACCCGGCGCCCTGGGATGTGGCCGCCTGGCCGCTCACCGGCGATGTCGGCGCCCTCTGGTACGCCAGGCCCGAGGCGCGCGGCAGGCTGATGCTCTCCCCCGCCGACGAGACGCCGGATCCGCCCGGCGACGCGCAGCCGGACGAGCTCGACATCGCCATCGCGGTGGACCGGCTGACGACCGCGCTCGACATCCAGGTGCGCCGGGTCGAGCATAGCTGGGCCGGGCTGCGCAGCTTCCTGCCGGACCGCTCCATGGCGATCGGCGCGGCCGAGGAGGCCGGCTTCTTCCACATGATCGGGCAGGGTGGCTACGGCATCCAGACCGCGCCGGCGCAGGGGCGGCTGCTGGCCGCCCTGGTCAATGGCGAGGATCCGGGCGCGCTGGCCGCCATCCTGCCGCTGCTCGACCCGCTCCGCTTCCAGCCCGCCCAGCCTTCAGAGGTGCCCGCATGA
- a CDS encoding ABC transporter substrate-binding protein — MEGNGFSRRTLLRASAVGAAASALPLVNVHGQTSGGRLALGLWDHWVPAGNDAMRKIVTEWGQRNRVEIQLDFITSVGNKNLLTIAAESQAKQGHDMLSFPTWEVHAQSALLEPMDDVMGRLSEKYGALNPITEYLAKIEGRWRAVPAISGSQNKPALGRIDLLKQHAGIDIQEMFPANANPGSRAADWNWDTFLRAAEACHKAGVPFGLPAGQFTDATDWIGSLFRSFGAELVNSKGDITAKSDGVRRVLEYSQKLFAFLPNDVFSWDDASNNRALISGRSALIFNPPSAWAVAKRDAPQVAEHCWSFPAPAGAQGRFTPYLPYFWGVWSFSRNKGAAKALVEFLSERDQAAAMVAASNGYDIPPFTSMTNFDTWEKEGPPTGVVFNYPVKPHHNAQQFIACYPAPPEIAVQMYNQGIQAKMIARVVQNKESIDRTIAWAERELEGFKRG; from the coding sequence ATGGAAGGCAACGGGTTCTCCCGGCGCACGCTGCTGCGCGCCAGCGCGGTGGGCGCTGCCGCCAGCGCGCTCCCCCTGGTGAATGTGCATGGCCAGACATCCGGCGGCAGGCTGGCGCTCGGCCTGTGGGATCACTGGGTTCCCGCCGGCAATGACGCGATGCGCAAGATCGTCACCGAATGGGGGCAGCGCAACCGCGTCGAGATCCAGCTCGACTTCATCACCTCGGTCGGCAACAAGAACCTGCTGACCATCGCCGCCGAATCCCAGGCCAAGCAGGGCCATGACATGCTCTCCTTCCCGACCTGGGAGGTGCATGCGCAATCGGCCCTGCTGGAGCCGATGGACGATGTGATGGGGCGGCTGTCCGAGAAATACGGCGCGCTGAACCCGATCACCGAATACCTCGCCAAGATCGAGGGCCGGTGGCGCGCCGTGCCGGCCATCTCCGGCAGCCAGAACAAGCCGGCGCTCGGCCGCATCGACCTGCTGAAGCAGCATGCCGGGATCGACATCCAGGAGATGTTCCCGGCCAATGCCAATCCCGGCAGCCGCGCCGCGGACTGGAACTGGGACACCTTCCTGCGCGCCGCCGAGGCCTGCCACAAGGCGGGCGTGCCCTTCGGCCTGCCGGCCGGCCAGTTCACCGACGCCACCGACTGGATCGGCAGCCTGTTCCGCTCCTTCGGCGCCGAGCTGGTGAACAGCAAGGGCGACATCACCGCGAAGAGCGACGGCGTGCGGCGGGTGCTGGAATACAGCCAGAAGCTGTTCGCCTTCCTGCCGAACGACGTCTTCTCCTGGGACGACGCCTCGAACAACCGCGCGCTGATCTCCGGCCGCTCGGCGCTGATCTTCAACCCGCCCTCCGCCTGGGCGGTGGCCAAGCGCGACGCGCCGCAGGTGGCCGAGCATTGCTGGTCCTTCCCGGCGCCGGCCGGCGCGCAGGGGCGCTTCACCCCCTATCTGCCGTATTTCTGGGGCGTCTGGAGCTTCAGCCGCAACAAGGGCGCGGCCAAGGCGCTGGTCGAGTTCCTGAGCGAGCGCGACCAGGCCGCGGCGATGGTCGCCGCCAGCAATGGCTACGACATCCCGCCCTTCACCAGCATGACCAATTTCGACACCTGGGAGAAGGAAGGCCCGCCCACCGGCGTGGTGTTCAACTACCCGGTCAAGCCGCACCACAATGCGCAGCAATTCATCGCCTGCTACCCGGCGCCGCCGGAGATCGCGGTGCAGATGTACAACCAGGGCATCCAGGCCAAGATGATCGCCCGCGTGGTGCAGAACAAGGAATCGATCGACCGCACCATCGCCTGGGCCGAGCGCGAGCTGGAAGGCTTCAAGCGCGGCTGA
- a CDS encoding carbohydrate ABC transporter permease — MAEATLSAAPAAHPAAPRSALQKLARRNSTIAFLLTLPLLLLILGLVVYPFLYAIYLSTLNRRMTRFIGWENFTFLLSRETFWNVVFQSVLFAVSAVLLKALIGFILAHVLHALPAKGQRKWRGMLLVPWVIPPAISTLAWWWLFDPSYSAFNWALAGIGVDPVPWLGATGWARFSVILVNVWYGSPFFMIMYLAALKSVPDQLYEAAAIDGATGWQKLRYVTFPMMRNIISITVLFSLIVTFANFDIVRILTNGGPQDTTHVFATYAFQVGIQSGDIPLGASVSLFMFPLLAIFAIFTLRGVNKRSKEMA; from the coding sequence ATGGCCGAAGCCACGCTCTCCGCAGCCCCCGCCGCGCATCCTGCCGCGCCGCGCAGCGCGCTGCAGAAACTCGCCCGGCGCAACTCCACCATCGCCTTCCTGCTGACGCTGCCGCTGCTGCTGCTGATCCTGGGGCTGGTGGTCTATCCCTTCCTCTACGCCATCTACCTCTCGACGCTGAACCGGCGCATGACGCGCTTCATCGGCTGGGAGAACTTCACCTTCCTGCTGTCGCGCGAGACCTTCTGGAACGTGGTGTTCCAGTCGGTGCTGTTCGCCGTCTCGGCGGTGCTGCTGAAGGCGCTGATCGGCTTCATCCTGGCGCATGTGCTGCACGCGCTGCCGGCCAAGGGCCAGCGCAAATGGCGCGGCATGCTGCTGGTGCCCTGGGTGATCCCGCCGGCGATCTCGACGCTCGCCTGGTGGTGGCTGTTCGACCCCTCCTACTCCGCCTTCAACTGGGCGCTGGCGGGGATCGGCGTGGACCCGGTGCCCTGGCTCGGCGCCACCGGCTGGGCGCGCTTCTCGGTCATCCTGGTCAATGTCTGGTACGGCTCGCCCTTCTTCATGATCATGTACCTGGCGGCGCTGAAATCGGTGCCCGACCAGCTCTATGAGGCGGCGGCGATCGATGGCGCCACGGGCTGGCAGAAGCTGCGCTACGTCACCTTCCCGATGATGCGCAACATCATCTCCATCACCGTGCTGTTCAGCCTGATCGTCACCTTCGCGAATTTCGACATCGTCCGCATCCTGACCAATGGCGGGCCGCAGGACACCACGCATGTCTTCGCGACCTATGCCTTCCAGGTCGGCATCCAGTCGGGCGACATCCCGCTCGGCGCCTCGGTCAGCCTGTTCATGTTCCCGCTGCTGGCGATCTTCGCGATCTTCACGCTGCGCGGTGTCAACAAGCGCTCGAAGGAGATGGCGTGA
- a CDS encoding carbohydrate ABC transporter permease → MSSSTAAPTGFAPENSRHGSLKRERRWAMIGAYVALAVFVVFFMTPPFHMLVTSLKSSAEIADLSGNPWFVVAPTLQNYWELLTQGNYLIHFRNSVIVTTCTVLISMVISTLAAFALARMKFWGSGTLATGVFLTYLVPETLLFIPMFQIIGSLGLYNNLWAMVLIFPTLTVPFCTWIMIGYFASIPKELDEAALIDGAGHLQMLWKIFIPVALPGILAAMIFAFTVSWAAFIYPIAFLVSSDQMVLTVGIVSDLIRADTFQWGKIMAGALMAALPPLLVYAFLMDYYIAGLTAGATKG, encoded by the coding sequence ATGAGCAGCAGCACCGCCGCCCCCACCGGCTTCGCGCCGGAGAACAGCCGCCATGGCAGCCTGAAGCGCGAGCGGCGCTGGGCGATGATCGGCGCCTATGTGGCGCTGGCCGTCTTTGTCGTCTTCTTCATGACGCCGCCCTTCCACATGCTGGTGACCAGCCTGAAGAGCTCGGCCGAGATCGCCGACCTGTCCGGCAATCCCTGGTTCGTCGTGGCGCCCACGCTGCAGAACTACTGGGAGCTGCTGACCCAGGGCAACTACCTGATCCATTTCCGCAACTCGGTGATCGTCACCACCTGCACCGTGCTGATCAGCATGGTGATCTCGACGCTGGCCGCCTTCGCGCTGGCGCGCATGAAGTTCTGGGGCAGCGGCACGCTGGCGACCGGTGTCTTCCTCACCTATCTGGTGCCGGAGACCCTCCTGTTCATCCCGATGTTCCAGATCATCGGCAGCCTCGGCCTGTACAACAATCTCTGGGCCATGGTGCTGATCTTCCCGACGCTGACCGTGCCCTTCTGCACCTGGATCATGATCGGCTACTTCGCCTCGATCCCGAAGGAGCTGGACGAGGCCGCGCTGATCGACGGCGCGGGCCATCTGCAGATGCTGTGGAAGATCTTCATCCCCGTGGCGCTGCCGGGCATCCTGGCGGCGATGATCTTCGCCTTCACCGTGTCCTGGGCGGCCTTCATCTATCCGATCGCCTTCCTCGTCAGCTCGGACCAGATGGTGCTGACCGTCGGCATCGTCTCCGACCTGATCCGGGCGGACACCTTCCAGTGGGGCAAGATCATGGCCGGCGCGCTGATGGCCGCCTTGCCGCCGCTGCTCGTCTATGCGTTCCTCATGGATTACTACATCGCGGGCCTGACGGCCGGCGCGACCAAGGGCTGA
- a CDS encoding ABC transporter ATP-binding protein — translation MAQVTLRKVVKAYEGGVQAVKGIDLDIADHEFVVLVGPSGCGKSTTLRMIAGLEEISDGEIAIGGRVVNDVPPRDRDIAMVFQNYALYPHMTVFDNMAFGLMLRKFPKEEIKRRVDNAARILDITPLLARKPKALSGGQRQRVAMGRAIVRDPKVFLFDEPLSNLDAKLRVQMRTEIKKVHQTVKTTTIYVTHDQVEAMTLADRVVVMNGGIIEQVGPPQELYHNPKTRFVAGFIGSPAMNFIPGRLENGAGALRVHLPGDIVLPVPAERTARYTPLAGREILFGIRPEHLTEAKNLDRPHFAPMTATPEVTEPMGMETLVHFKMAGAEICGRVDPLAPAQPGQPLPMAVDMSNMHILDPQSGRVL, via the coding sequence ATGGCGCAGGTAACACTCCGCAAGGTCGTGAAAGCCTATGAAGGCGGCGTGCAGGCGGTGAAGGGCATCGATCTCGACATCGCCGACCATGAATTCGTCGTCCTGGTCGGCCCCTCGGGCTGCGGCAAGTCGACCACGCTGCGCATGATCGCGGGGCTGGAGGAGATCTCGGATGGCGAGATCGCCATCGGCGGCCGCGTCGTCAATGACGTGCCGCCGCGCGACCGCGACATCGCCATGGTGTTCCAGAACTACGCGCTCTATCCGCATATGACGGTGTTCGACAACATGGCCTTCGGGCTGATGCTACGGAAATTCCCGAAGGAGGAGATCAAGCGCCGCGTCGACAACGCCGCCCGCATCCTCGACATCACGCCGCTGCTGGCGCGCAAGCCCAAGGCGCTGTCGGGCGGCCAGCGGCAGCGCGTCGCCATGGGCCGCGCCATCGTGCGCGACCCCAAGGTTTTTCTCTTCGATGAGCCGCTGTCCAACCTCGACGCGAAACTCCGCGTGCAGATGCGCACCGAGATCAAGAAGGTGCACCAGACGGTCAAGACCACCACCATCTACGTCACCCATGACCAGGTGGAGGCGATGACGCTGGCCGACCGCGTGGTGGTGATGAATGGCGGCATCATCGAGCAGGTCGGCCCGCCGCAGGAGCTCTACCACAACCCGAAGACGCGCTTCGTCGCCGGCTTCATCGGCAGCCCGGCGATGAACTTCATCCCCGGGCGCCTGGAGAATGGCGCCGGCGCGCTGCGCGTGCATCTGCCGGGCGACATCGTGCTGCCGGTGCCGGCCGAGCGCACCGCGCGCTACACGCCGCTGGCCGGGCGCGAGATCCTGTTCGGCATCCGGCCCGAGCATCTGACGGAGGCCAAGAATCTCGACCGCCCGCATTTCGCCCCGATGACCGCGACACCCGAGGTCACCGAGCCCATGGGCATGGAGACGCTGGTGCATTTCAAGATGGCGGGGGCCGAGATCTGCGGCCGCGTCGACCCGCTGGCGCCGGCGCAGCCCGGCCAGCCTTTGCCCATGGCGGTGGATATGAGCAACATGCACATCCTCGACCCGCAATCCGGGCGCGTCCTGTGA
- a CDS encoding SDR family oxidoreductase codes for MSGGIAWVTGAGSGIGRACAVALAKAGWRVALTGRRAAPLEETASLLPKGAALAVPADLTDEAAVRQALARVEAELGPVGLLVNNAGSNVPRRHWHQLSGGDARALVDVNLTAPFLTSLAVLPGMKGRGGGLIVQIASVAGKGSSAVSGPGYIAAKSGYVALSASLNAENGIHNIRSTCICPGEVATPILDLRPEPPPPEERARMLQPEDIAQAVLFVANLPDRVCINEIVVSPTWNRFQAPAAQAVAAMA; via the coding sequence GTGAGCGGCGGCATCGCCTGGGTCACCGGGGCCGGCTCCGGCATCGGGCGGGCCTGCGCGGTGGCGCTGGCCAAGGCCGGCTGGCGCGTCGCGCTGACCGGCCGCCGCGCCGCGCCGCTGGAGGAGACGGCGTCGCTGCTGCCCAAGGGCGCCGCGCTGGCGGTGCCCGCCGACCTCACCGACGAGGCGGCGGTCAGGCAAGCGCTGGCGCGGGTGGAGGCGGAGCTCGGCCCGGTCGGGCTGCTGGTGAACAATGCCGGCAGCAATGTGCCGCGGCGCCATTGGCACCAGCTCTCGGGCGGCGATGCCCGGGCGCTGGTCGATGTCAACCTGACCGCGCCCTTCCTGACCAGCCTGGCCGTGCTGCCGGGCATGAAGGGGCGCGGCGGCGGGCTGATCGTGCAGATCGCCTCGGTGGCGGGCAAGGGCAGCTCCGCCGTCTCCGGCCCTGGCTACATCGCGGCGAAGAGCGGCTATGTGGCGCTCTCCGCCTCGCTGAACGCCGAGAACGGCATCCACAACATCCGCTCCACCTGCATCTGCCCGGGCGAGGTGGCGACGCCCATCCTCGACCTCCGCCCCGAGCCGCCGCCGCCCGAAGAGCGGGCGCGCATGCTGCAACCGGAGGATATCGCCCAGGCGGTGCTGTTCGTGGCCAATCTGCCGGACCGCGTCTGCATCAACGAGATCGTCGTCTCGCCAACCTGGAACCGCTTCCAGGCGCCGGCCGCCCAGGCCGTCGCGGCGATGGCCTGA